From a single Chlamydia ibidis 10-1398/6 genomic region:
- the dsbH gene encoding disulfide reductase DsbH codes for MTRWLQGSILTLCLLCTLPCCAAKKRMHRSEVAPQVISSAQALSINWESYTAAVNKAKDDGKPIGLFFTGSNWCIWCMKMHEQILSDPTFVKFANANLHLVDIDFPQPNNLPQEIKEQNQRLKSKYGVSGFPTLVFINSSGKELARMGFEYGGGINYVEKVKTSLNMKD; via the coding sequence ATGACACGTTGGTTACAGGGAAGTATATTAACCTTATGTTTATTGTGTACTTTACCTTGCTGTGCAGCAAAAAAGCGTATGCATCGAAGCGAAGTAGCACCGCAGGTTATCAGCAGCGCACAGGCATTATCAATAAATTGGGAATCCTACACAGCTGCTGTGAATAAGGCAAAGGATGATGGTAAACCCATTGGTTTATTCTTTACAGGATCTAATTGGTGCATATGGTGTATGAAAATGCACGAGCAGATCCTATCAGATCCTACTTTCGTAAAGTTTGCCAATGCAAATTTACACTTAGTAGACATAGATTTCCCACAGCCAAATAATCTACCTCAGGAGATTAAAGAGCAAAATCAAAGGTTGAAATCAAAATATGGTGTGAGTGGTTTCCCAACTTTGGTATTTATCAATAGTTCAGGGAAAGAATTGGCTAGGATGGGATTTGAGTACGGCGGTGGCATCAATTATGTTGAAAAAGTAAAGACTTCACTTAATATGAAGGATTAG
- the priA gene encoding replication restart helicase PriA, with protein MGHSEQPTFRLYAEVIVSSNISKTLDYGVPEELEYITQGTGVRVPLRGAQKYGIVKQIKNSSSCTQVLPILSVIDSGIVIPKELLNLVLWMSQYYFCPLGKTLRLVLPSISSGIIQPRQIQKVVLKLNKTKTRKLINDLEKRNPAQAKVLEFLLSRESPPTTTTLLEQVKVSQSPIYSLQKLGILELVNSSNLETQEECLDFFRPDSYELTSYQELAINKICFSLSSGKFQTHLLFGVTGSGKTEVYFQAIRKARELGKSVIFLVPEIALTIQTITLFQAHFGKEVGILHHKLNESTRNQTWRDASSGRLHIIIGPRSALFCPLKNLGLIIVDEEHDTAYKQSDLNPCYHARDVAVMRGKLANATVILGSATPSIESYTNALSKKYNLLELPKKAVATCPPQVTLIDMNVEREKTKTKTLFSQQVLKGIVERVERGEQTLIFFNRRGYHTNITCLSCHHTLKCSRCDIVLTYHKDDNILLCHLCNFSYKDIQTTCPECRGNLTLQYRGTGTEKIEKCLQTILPKIRTIRIDSDTTKSRGSHEVLLKQFATGKADVLIGTQMIAKGMHFPNVTLAIILNSDSGLYIPDFRASEHVFQLITQVMGRSGRSYLPGEIFIQSFLPSNKTITCALEQNYSKFYEQEIPGRKVCCYPPFVRLVRCIFIGRCAKLTLKETQRIHETLKNTLREQGKLLPVSPCGHFKVKDTFRYQFLIKSKHILSVNRALHEALLSIKLSSKVKFVIDVDPVTTFF; from the coding sequence ATGGGCCATTCTGAGCAACCAACCTTTCGCCTATACGCAGAAGTAATTGTCAGCTCTAATATTAGCAAAACGTTAGACTACGGAGTACCGGAAGAACTCGAATATATCACTCAAGGAACCGGGGTACGTGTTCCCTTACGGGGAGCTCAAAAATATGGTATAGTTAAGCAAATTAAAAATTCCTCTTCTTGTACACAGGTTTTGCCGATTTTAAGTGTTATTGATTCAGGAATTGTTATACCAAAAGAGCTATTAAATCTTGTTCTATGGATGAGCCAGTATTATTTTTGCCCTTTGGGGAAAACATTACGCCTTGTCCTTCCAAGTATTTCCTCCGGGATTATCCAACCTAGACAAATACAAAAAGTAGTATTGAAGTTAAACAAAACAAAAACACGTAAGCTAATAAATGATTTAGAGAAACGCAACCCCGCCCAAGCTAAAGTATTAGAGTTCTTATTGTCACGGGAGAGTCCACCTACAACGACCACTTTGCTTGAACAAGTGAAGGTATCTCAATCTCCAATATATTCACTACAAAAACTTGGGATTCTAGAACTTGTAAATTCTTCTAATTTAGAAACTCAAGAAGAATGTTTAGATTTTTTCCGTCCAGATTCATATGAACTAACCTCTTATCAAGAACTAGCCATAAATAAAATTTGCTTTTCCTTGTCTTCTGGTAAATTTCAAACACATCTACTTTTCGGGGTAACAGGAAGCGGGAAAACAGAAGTCTACTTTCAAGCTATTCGTAAGGCCAGAGAATTAGGTAAAAGCGTAATCTTCCTTGTCCCAGAGATTGCTCTCACGATACAAACTATTACTCTATTCCAAGCGCATTTTGGGAAAGAAGTTGGAATTCTTCACCACAAGCTTAATGAAAGTACTAGGAATCAAACGTGGAGAGACGCATCTAGTGGTCGCCTTCACATTATTATAGGCCCACGATCTGCCCTATTCTGTCCACTGAAAAACCTTGGGTTAATCATAGTGGATGAAGAACACGATACTGCCTATAAACAAAGTGATCTTAATCCTTGCTACCACGCACGCGATGTCGCAGTTATGAGAGGGAAATTAGCTAATGCAACTGTAATTTTAGGTAGTGCTACTCCTAGTATAGAAAGCTATACAAACGCATTATCTAAGAAATATAACCTGTTAGAGCTGCCTAAAAAAGCCGTTGCTACCTGTCCTCCTCAAGTAACATTGATAGATATGAATGTAGAGAGAGAAAAAACAAAAACCAAAACTCTATTTTCTCAGCAAGTTCTTAAAGGTATCGTAGAACGAGTAGAACGAGGAGAACAAACTTTAATTTTTTTTAATCGTCGTGGGTATCATACTAATATTACCTGTCTGTCTTGCCACCACACATTGAAATGTTCACGATGCGACATAGTATTGACATACCACAAGGATGATAACATCCTACTCTGCCATTTATGTAATTTCTCCTACAAAGATATACAAACTACATGCCCTGAATGTCGTGGGAACCTCACACTGCAATATCGAGGCACGGGCACTGAAAAAATTGAGAAATGTTTACAAACTATTTTGCCTAAGATTCGTACAATACGCATAGATTCGGATACTACAAAATCTCGTGGTAGTCATGAGGTCCTACTAAAACAATTTGCAACAGGCAAAGCCGATGTTCTAATTGGCACACAAATGATTGCTAAGGGGATGCATTTCCCTAATGTCACCTTAGCAATTATCCTGAATAGTGATTCTGGACTATATATTCCTGATTTTCGAGCCTCAGAACATGTATTTCAACTTATTACCCAAGTTATGGGTCGCTCTGGAAGAAGCTATCTTCCAGGGGAAATTTTCATTCAATCTTTTCTCCCTTCTAATAAAACTATCACCTGTGCTCTAGAACAAAACTATTCCAAATTTTATGAGCAAGAGATACCCGGGCGCAAAGTATGCTGTTACCCACCATTCGTACGACTAGTACGCTGTATTTTCATCGGGAGATGCGCAAAACTAACCCTAAAAGAAACTCAACGTATACACGAAACTTTAAAAAACACTCTTCGTGAACAAGGAAAATTGCTCCCTGTTTCTCCTTGTGGTCATTTCAAAGTAAAGGACACTTTTCGCTATCAGTTTCTTATTAAAAGCAAACACATCCTCTCCGTAAACCGTGCACTTCACGAAGCACTACTTTCTATAAAACTTTCATCAAAAGTAAAGTTTGTGATTGATGTCGATCCTGTCACTACATTTTTCTAA
- a CDS encoding aminotransferase class I/II-fold pyridoxal phosphate-dependent enzyme, whose translation MANPNPIDFITNDFLGFCRSDALSNVVVNNYLAYCQKAPHTQSGFGGSRSVLGSSELLESLENKIARYHGCPSAFLAHNGYMANLGFCYHISRETDVLLWDESVHISLVKGLPVISGRHQSFRHNDVNHLESLLSHYRSISSGRIFIFVCSIYSFLGTQAPIAELLILAKKYHAHLIVDEAHAMGIFGDQGKGICSEFGYDNFYAVLVTYSKAMGSIGAAILSSDTVRKELLSTSPPLRYSTALPPYILLTIDAAYNLLPKEGEQARYRLSVLQRHFSNRYPSASLGCVQPITVKGDIQYIAETLRQSQIYVGQINFISSPLLRVNLHAYNTIREIDILMDILEKCSDRIDINHKLYF comes from the coding sequence TTGGCTAATCCGAATCCAATAGATTTTATTACTAATGATTTTTTAGGTTTTTGTCGTTCTGACGCTCTCTCAAATGTAGTTGTGAACAATTATCTTGCTTATTGTCAGAAAGCTCCACATACCCAATCAGGATTTGGAGGCTCTAGATCAGTACTAGGTTCATCCGAACTTCTAGAGTCTCTAGAGAATAAGATAGCTCGTTATCACGGGTGTCCTTCAGCTTTCCTAGCTCACAACGGTTATATGGCAAATCTAGGATTTTGTTATCATATTTCTCGAGAAACTGATGTGTTGCTGTGGGACGAGTCTGTTCATATATCTTTGGTAAAGGGATTGCCGGTAATATCTGGCAGGCACCAGTCATTCCGTCATAATGATGTTAATCATTTGGAATCTCTTTTATCTCATTACCGCTCTATATCTTCGGGGCGTATTTTTATTTTTGTCTGCTCTATTTATTCTTTTTTAGGAACGCAAGCTCCTATTGCTGAGCTATTGATATTAGCAAAAAAATATCATGCACATTTAATTGTTGATGAAGCCCATGCTATGGGGATTTTTGGTGATCAGGGAAAAGGAATATGTTCTGAATTTGGATATGACAATTTCTATGCGGTTCTTGTAACATACAGCAAAGCAATGGGTTCCATTGGTGCTGCAATTTTATCGTCAGATACAGTGAGAAAAGAATTATTAAGTACCTCTCCTCCATTGCGATATTCTACAGCCCTACCTCCTTATATCTTGTTAACAATAGATGCTGCCTACAATCTTTTACCTAAAGAAGGCGAGCAGGCTCGTTATCGGTTGAGTGTTTTGCAAAGACATTTTTCTAATCGTTATCCTTCAGCATCTTTAGGATGCGTACAACCCATAACAGTTAAGGGTGATATACAATACATAGCTGAGACATTACGTCAGTCTCAAATTTATGTAGGACAAATTAATTTTATAAGTTCGCCTCTTTTACGTGTCAATTTGCATGCTTATAATACAATACGAGAAATTGATATTCTCATGGATATTTTAGAAAAATGTAGTGACAGGATCGACATCAATCACAAACTTTACTTTTGA
- a CDS encoding AMP-binding protein, translated as MHQFWNTSEHRKIRLRVSNTILESFFILCSEMGVESACYDEQVGKFSYAQVKKAVIALSLKIATYPDQHIGIMMPSSIGAYIAYFAVLLANKIPVMINWSQGLREIEASSQLSEVNHVLTSRKLVQHLHQVHGEDAIYPFEFIYMEDVRNQMSLWDKLRTACFFSLPHRWLLKLFKVSGKSPDDIAVILFTSGTEKLPKGVPLTNANLIANQKACLKFFDPTSTDVMMSFLPPFHAYGFNCCALFPLLTGLPVVFAYNPLYPKKIVELMEETQVTFLGSTPVFFDYILKTAKKLEAKLQSLRFVVIGGDVFKESLHKEALSMLPHTLLYQGYGTTECSPVISVTTPDSTNSEACVGIPIEGMDVLIISEETNVPVSSGEVGLVVVRGTSLFHGYLGDTQHRGFINLGGDLWYVTGDLGYLNHKGELFLKGRLSRFVKIGGEMVSLEALESILINGFSKLYPDDHPNLIVSPISGDKVRLCLFTTFATNISEANDILKESKTSSIMKISYQYQLESIPMLGTGKPDYGKLNVLALSLFGGKD; from the coding sequence ATGCATCAGTTTTGGAATACTTCTGAACATCGAAAAATACGATTACGTGTGTCAAACACAATATTAGAAAGTTTTTTTATTCTATGTTCCGAAATGGGTGTAGAATCTGCTTGTTATGACGAACAGGTGGGTAAATTTTCCTATGCTCAAGTGAAAAAAGCTGTCATTGCTTTATCATTGAAGATTGCTACATATCCTGACCAACACATTGGCATTATGATGCCTTCTTCAATCGGAGCATATATAGCTTATTTTGCGGTGCTACTGGCAAATAAGATCCCAGTGATGATCAATTGGAGCCAAGGTTTGAGAGAGATCGAAGCTTCATCACAATTATCCGAAGTAAATCATGTACTAACGTCCAGGAAATTAGTGCAGCATCTTCATCAGGTACACGGCGAAGACGCTATCTATCCCTTTGAATTTATTTATATGGAAGATGTCCGCAATCAGATGTCTTTGTGGGATAAGTTGAGGACAGCTTGTTTCTTTTCTTTGCCTCATCGATGGTTATTAAAGTTATTCAAGGTATCAGGAAAATCTCCGGATGATATTGCTGTGATTTTATTTACTTCGGGTACTGAAAAATTGCCTAAGGGAGTTCCTTTAACTAATGCCAATTTAATTGCTAACCAAAAAGCATGTTTAAAGTTTTTTGATCCAACATCTACTGATGTTATGATGTCTTTTTTACCACCATTTCATGCTTATGGATTCAATTGTTGTGCCCTTTTCCCTCTACTAACCGGATTACCCGTTGTTTTTGCTTATAATCCTTTATATCCTAAAAAGATAGTCGAATTGATGGAAGAGACCCAAGTTACCTTTTTGGGAAGTACTCCAGTATTTTTTGACTACATTTTAAAAACAGCAAAAAAGTTAGAAGCGAAATTACAGTCTTTACGTTTTGTTGTGATTGGGGGAGACGTATTCAAGGAATCTTTGCATAAGGAAGCTTTATCAATGCTTCCTCATACTTTATTGTATCAGGGATACGGGACAACAGAGTGTTCACCGGTAATTTCGGTGACTACTCCAGATAGTACAAATAGTGAAGCGTGTGTCGGCATTCCCATAGAGGGAATGGACGTATTGATTATTTCAGAGGAAACAAATGTTCCTGTATCTTCTGGAGAAGTAGGATTAGTCGTAGTTCGTGGTACATCGCTGTTTCATGGTTATTTAGGCGACACTCAGCATCGTGGTTTTATTAATTTAGGAGGAGATCTCTGGTATGTTACAGGAGACTTAGGCTACCTTAATCACAAGGGTGAATTATTCCTAAAAGGCAGATTGAGTAGATTTGTTAAAATAGGCGGAGAAATGGTTAGTCTAGAGGCTTTAGAGAGTATTTTAATAAATGGCTTTTCTAAATTGTATCCTGATGATCATCCAAATCTCATAGTTTCCCCTATTTCTGGAGATAAAGTTAGGTTATGCCTATTTACTACGTTTGCAACAAACATTTCTGAAGCTAATGATATTCTTAAAGAGTCAAAAACAAGTAGCATAATGAAAATATCCTATCAATACCAGTTAGAGTCTATCCCTATGTTAGGAACTGGTAAGCCGGATTATGGTAAGTTAAATGTCCTAGCCCTTTCTCTATTTGGTGGAAAAGATTAA
- a CDS encoding lysophospholipid acyltransferase family protein, with amino-acid sequence MLIKAWRIVYETIYAFLVGSALKLRYNIKLEGLESLRPNANLGSLFLSNHVAEIDPVILEYLFWPRFRVRPLAIDYLFHSPFVRWLLNSVRAIPVPRVTPGKECKSIIAQMEHFYTQATDALNAGESLLLYPSGRLSRNGKEEIVNQYSAYVLLHRAKECNVFLVRISGLWGSSFSRYKTGTTPKLGSVFKESLKALLCRGLFFMPKRSVLIRIQQIDNAFLKKFSKKQDLNAFLTSWFNQCDENLPVEVPYA; translated from the coding sequence ATGCTGATTAAGGCGTGGCGTATTGTTTATGAAACGATCTATGCGTTTTTAGTGGGATCTGCATTAAAGTTGCGGTACAACATAAAACTCGAAGGTCTAGAGTCTTTGCGTCCGAACGCAAATCTTGGATCTTTATTTTTGTCAAATCATGTCGCAGAAATTGATCCTGTCATTTTGGAATATCTTTTTTGGCCAAGATTTCGTGTGCGTCCTTTAGCCATTGATTATCTATTCCATAGTCCTTTTGTACGCTGGTTGCTGAATTCTGTTCGAGCAATCCCTGTCCCTAGAGTTACTCCTGGGAAAGAATGTAAAAGCATAATTGCTCAAATGGAACATTTCTATACACAAGCTACTGATGCTTTGAATGCCGGAGAAAGTTTACTCCTATATCCCTCTGGCAGATTGTCAAGGAATGGTAAAGAAGAAATAGTTAATCAGTATTCTGCGTATGTGTTATTGCACAGAGCTAAGGAGTGCAATGTATTTTTGGTGAGAATTTCCGGACTTTGGGGAAGTTCTTTTTCACGTTATAAAACTGGAACTACTCCAAAATTAGGATCGGTATTTAAAGAAAGTTTAAAAGCTTTGCTTTGTCGCGGATTATTTTTCATGCCTAAGCGAAGTGTATTAATAAGAATCCAACAAATCGATAATGCTTTTTTGAAGAAATTTTCTAAAAAACAAGACCTAAACGCATTTCTTACTTCTTGGTTTAATCAATGCGATGAAAACTTACCTGTAGAAGTCCCTTATGCATAG
- a CDS encoding inositol monophosphatase family protein, whose translation MPSRLLDYQKAVEVIVEEVMNELMLYRNTFPLVPCWNKPDLSCVTPADYAIQFFLRKKLTLSFPHISFVGEEVLYPQEDQYKIPRILEFIHRLSPEVTEAELFYVLRPCERDAELFWLVDPIDGTSGFIKNRSFAIAVALMYNAQPVLSVVGCPYTRETFKIYSASKGSGLFAFGSGIGAKKAIRSGLTPTGKFCEASLAARNQQHNATRQLSLSLPSQPQAHRVDSQYKYAMVAEGAADFFIRYPFIISDARIWDHAPGAFLVEEAGGRVSDLLGNPLSYDIDNMILNNHPVILASGNSHIHETTLEALRKHFSLNTLDFETLPKKHRKMAELNHSKI comes from the coding sequence ATGCCCTCCCGATTACTAGATTATCAGAAAGCTGTAGAAGTTATAGTAGAGGAGGTAATGAATGAATTGATGCTTTATCGCAATACTTTTCCTCTAGTCCCCTGCTGGAATAAACCAGATCTATCGTGTGTCACTCCAGCAGATTATGCTATCCAATTTTTTTTAAGAAAAAAACTAACACTTTCTTTCCCTCATATTTCTTTTGTTGGAGAAGAAGTCTTATATCCTCAAGAAGATCAGTATAAAATTCCAAGAATTTTAGAATTCATTCATAGACTATCTCCTGAAGTCACTGAAGCTGAACTATTTTATGTCTTAAGGCCTTGTGAACGTGATGCTGAACTATTTTGGCTAGTTGATCCTATTGATGGGACATCAGGATTCATTAAGAATAGATCCTTCGCAATAGCGGTTGCATTAATGTATAACGCGCAACCAGTACTATCTGTAGTCGGTTGTCCTTATACTAGAGAGACATTCAAAATATATTCAGCATCCAAAGGTTCTGGGTTGTTTGCATTCGGATCAGGAATTGGAGCAAAGAAAGCTATCCGCTCTGGATTGACCCCTACAGGAAAATTTTGTGAGGCTTCTCTAGCTGCAAGAAATCAACAACACAACGCAACACGACAACTCAGTCTTTCTCTTCCTAGTCAGCCGCAAGCTCACCGAGTTGATAGTCAATACAAATACGCTATGGTTGCGGAAGGAGCTGCGGATTTTTTTATCCGTTATCCTTTTATCATTTCCGATGCCCGTATTTGGGATCACGCCCCTGGAGCATTTTTAGTAGAAGAAGCGGGGGGTAGAGTCTCTGACTTATTGGGCAATCCCTTAAGTTATGACATAGATAACATGATTTTAAATAACCATCCGGTCATCTTAGCATCTGGGAACTCTCACATTCATGAGACTACCCTGGAAGCTTTAC